In Papaver somniferum cultivar HN1 chromosome 1, ASM357369v1, whole genome shotgun sequence, a genomic segment contains:
- the LOC113309272 gene encoding uncharacterized protein LOC113309272, producing MIPRCSMSTNEVPRLFQSFSGIQQLAETRPFKVWFLDQFGVLHDGKKPYPGAISTLEKLSNYGAKLVIISNSSRRASTTMEKLKNLGFDPSLFIGAITSGELTHQYLQKRDDSWFAALGRSCIHMTWSDRGAISLEGLGLHIVENVEDAEFILVHGTEALGHPTGTSLPMKLEDLEKILECCAVKKIPMVVANPDFVTVDARSLRVMPGTLAAKYEKLGGEVKWMGKPDKVIYRSAMAMAGVEDASECICVGDSLHHDIKGANLAGIQSAFITGGIHASELGLGSYEEVADSSCVQTLVTKYDAHPSYVLPFFTW from the exons ATGATACCAAGATGCTCAATGTCCACAAACGAGGTTCCTCGCTTGTTTCAAAGCTTTAGTGGGATTCAACAATTAGCAGAAACTCGTCCATTCAAG GTTTGGTTCTTAGATCAATTTGGAGTCCTTCATGATGGGAAAAAACCTTATCCAGGAGCCATCTCTACGC tgGAAAAACTGTCTAATTATGGTGCTAAGTTGGTGATTATTAGCAATTCGTCAAGACGTGCTTCTACAACTATGGAGAAGCTGAAAAACCTTGGATTCGATCCTTCTCTATTCATTGGAGCTATCACCAGTGGAGAATTAACACATCAGTATCTTCAGAA GAGGGATGATTCCTGGTTTGCGGCACTTGGAAGATCTTGCATTCACATGACTTGGAGTGATCGTGGAGCAATATCTCTCGAG GGCCTAGGTTTACACATTGTGGAGAATGTTGAAGATGCTGAGTTTATTCTTGTCCATGGTACTGAAGCTCTTGGCCATCCTACTGGGACATCACTTCCCATGAAACTCGAGGATCTTGAGAAAATATTAGAGTGTTGTGCAGTAAAGAAGATTCCCATGGTGGTTGCTAATCCAGATTTTGTTACTGTTGATGCAAGATCTTTGCGTGTGATGCCTG GTACTCTGGCGGCAAAATACGAAAAGCTTGGAGGTGAAGTGAAATGGATGGGTAAACCAGATAAG GTAATCTATAGGTCAGCAATGGCCATGGCTGGCGTTGAAGATGCCTCCGAGTGTATATGTGTAGGTGATTCTCTCCACCATGACATAAAGGGTGCAAACTTGGCTGGAATCCAGTCAGCTTTTATAACTGGTGGGATTCATGCGAGTGAACTTGGTCTCGGTAGCTATGAGGAGGTTGCAGATTCCTCTTGTGTCCAAACACTTGTTACCAAATATGATGCTCATCCGTCCTATGTGTTGCCCTTCTTTACATGGTGA